From Oligoflexia bacterium, the proteins below share one genomic window:
- a CDS encoding MotA/TolQ/ExbB proton channel family protein, which produces MLSSAAEAFHHGGFFMWPILGVSLIGLAVTIERFMYLTGAGTVKKDDFLNRINQFILQGNLERAIAVCSQASSPITKIVKAGLMAVASNKDAEEVQTAMDAVALREIPRIEKRTSLLAMFSNLSTLIGLLGTIVGLIGAFGAVANVSPSEKAGLLAKAIAEAMNCTAFGLIVAIPLLGIYGYLQSKAQDLVDDIHEAAVATLNFILANRDKFTRR; this is translated from the coding sequence ATGTTAAGTTCAGCAGCAGAAGCGTTTCATCACGGTGGATTTTTCATGTGGCCGATCTTAGGAGTTTCACTCATTGGACTTGCTGTCACGATTGAAAGATTCATGTATCTCACCGGAGCTGGTACAGTTAAAAAAGATGATTTTTTAAACCGTATCAATCAATTTATTTTACAGGGTAATCTCGAGCGCGCCATTGCCGTTTGCTCTCAAGCATCGAGTCCAATTACAAAAATTGTAAAAGCAGGTTTGATGGCTGTAGCAAGTAATAAAGATGCTGAAGAAGTTCAAACAGCCATGGATGCTGTGGCTCTTCGTGAAATTCCTCGAATTGAAAAACGAACAAGTTTGTTAGCTATGTTTTCAAATCTTTCCACCTTAATCGGGTTACTCGGAACCATCGTTGGTCTTATCGGCGCCTTTGGTGCTGTAGCTAATGTGAGTCCAAGTGAAAAGGCCGGCTTGCTTGCAAAAGCAATCGCTGAAGCAATGAATTGTACAGCGTTCGGACTCATCGTAGCTATTCCACTTTTAGGTATTTACGGATATCTACAGTCAAAAGCTCAAGATCTTGTTGATGATATTCATGAGGCCGCAGTGGCTACCTTGAATTTTATCTTGGCCAACAGAGATAAATTCACAAGGAGATAA
- a CDS encoding biopolymer transporter ExbD: MSAGGLGGGKKGVSADLNLVPFIDLFSTLICFLLITAVWQQIAVLSTQGSAPTDNVNNTALPDKKVDLSVSLFLDHLLIGEGSANVKIPHNTGNPDYEALKKKLAEWKLKYPNRSDLVLNTDSQAPYKHLIHLMDTMTSELFGEVSINTN, translated from the coding sequence ATGAGTGCAGGTGGTCTTGGCGGTGGAAAAAAGGGTGTTAGCGCTGATTTAAATTTAGTTCCATTTATTGACTTATTTTCAACGTTGATTTGTTTTTTATTGATAACTGCCGTTTGGCAACAAATTGCAGTACTTTCAACTCAAGGCTCAGCCCCAACAGATAATGTGAACAATACTGCTTTGCCTGATAAAAAAGTCGATCTCAGTGTTTCGCTCTTTTTAGATCATCTTCTTATTGGTGAAGGATCGGCAAACGTAAAAATCCCACACAATACTGGCAATCCAGATTACGAAGCACTTAAGAAAAAACTTGCTGAGTGGAAACTAAAATATCCCAACCGATCTGATTTGGTTTTAAATACTGATAGTCAAGCCCCCTATAAACATTTGATCCATTTAATGGACACCATGACCAGTGAGCTATTTGGAGAAGTTTCAATTAATACGAACTAA
- a CDS encoding AgmX/PglI C-terminal domain-containing protein produces the protein MSILKNLSRSLRVIVHNNTEKIFEQVFTQYPISFGRSKTLQVPLEFSFMSRVHCSISEENGEWYVLDLKSSNGIRVDSQKVERHDFKNDFAFEIASLRITVEVLPSTGLELHEKSVDTVATLLTEKKLDFNKAFDASKLLQTERLSEEKPISVPQSPKLNAPMTRPKSIQLEPRINSASMSVGGRGVVPLVGIQNNHKPIIPPEDPSILTGMFAPVSTRDFLPDLTEYHSGLSQARVRSVEAVIIWHDLVYDVKEFDVGETIIVGPATQSNLPLPLLREPWPLARVANDFIQFTIPQGINVSLNRGHEAIAMGDLVSTGQLRATGFGNTLRAANHEIVHVDFGHGLKVHLRFVPASTPLVAKRISDAETAVKQAVVTSGILHAALVAMLIFANPPQLPAPKLKNVPERFARLLVEKPKPTPTPKPEKPKPTPPPKKEIAKKKPEPKKIVKKVEPKPKPILIPEPKKVVVKVPQKQIPLPKVMANTNKYPIKVNKPPPPEPPPVKVESLGALAALGAISNAPQVRVPANININQNAGGPTKVNTSNFAGTLPSTHGNIPTGGGSVKTKGFGVGSGEGYGVQGLKGKAGARSVAGVVVGEPKLAQNAKYEGLTRAQVLAVVNKYLTEVQHCYERSLLMDPNLAGRMEFEWDISSSGSVSSVRVKRSTVNQGDALAECVKGVFTSMKFPSAKNGQTTTPVIGFPFGRL, from the coding sequence TTGTCGATTCTTAAAAATTTATCAAGATCATTGCGCGTAATTGTTCACAACAATACTGAGAAAATATTTGAACAAGTATTTACGCAATATCCAATTAGTTTCGGGCGAAGTAAAACACTTCAAGTTCCCCTTGAATTCAGTTTTATGTCACGTGTTCACTGTTCTATTTCTGAAGAAAATGGTGAGTGGTATGTTCTTGATCTTAAAAGTAGCAACGGCATCAGGGTTGATAGTCAGAAAGTTGAACGCCACGATTTCAAAAATGATTTCGCTTTTGAAATCGCAAGTCTTCGTATAACAGTTGAAGTGTTGCCATCAACAGGGCTGGAACTGCATGAAAAAAGTGTTGATACTGTTGCGACTTTGTTGACTGAAAAAAAACTAGATTTCAATAAGGCATTTGATGCCAGTAAACTTTTGCAAACCGAAAGACTATCAGAAGAAAAACCAATTTCAGTACCACAATCACCTAAGCTTAATGCCCCCATGACCCGTCCGAAATCAATTCAATTAGAGCCGAGAATAAATAGTGCCTCGATGAGTGTGGGTGGCCGTGGTGTTGTTCCATTGGTTGGCATTCAAAATAATCACAAGCCTATCATCCCTCCAGAAGATCCATCTATTTTAACGGGGATGTTCGCGCCTGTTTCAACCAGAGATTTTTTACCTGACTTAACTGAGTACCACAGCGGTTTGTCTCAAGCGCGTGTACGAAGTGTTGAAGCTGTTATTATTTGGCATGATTTAGTTTATGATGTGAAGGAATTTGATGTAGGCGAAACAATTATTGTAGGGCCTGCTACACAAAGTAATTTACCACTTCCACTTTTACGCGAACCATGGCCGCTCGCCCGTGTAGCCAATGATTTCATTCAATTTACTATCCCCCAAGGAATCAATGTTTCACTCAATAGAGGTCATGAGGCCATTGCCATGGGTGATCTTGTTAGTACGGGGCAGCTGCGCGCAACGGGTTTTGGAAATACATTAAGAGCTGCGAATCATGAAATCGTACATGTAGATTTCGGACATGGGCTCAAAGTTCATCTGCGTTTTGTACCAGCATCAACGCCACTGGTAGCAAAAAGGATCTCTGATGCTGAAACTGCGGTAAAACAAGCTGTTGTTACTTCCGGTATTCTACATGCCGCATTGGTTGCCATGCTCATATTTGCGAATCCTCCACAGCTACCTGCTCCAAAACTAAAAAATGTACCTGAACGTTTTGCAAGATTATTGGTTGAAAAACCAAAGCCAACGCCAACGCCGAAACCGGAAAAACCAAAACCGACTCCCCCACCAAAAAAAGAAATTGCTAAGAAAAAACCTGAGCCTAAAAAAATAGTTAAAAAAGTGGAACCAAAACCTAAACCCATTTTAATTCCTGAACCAAAAAAAGTTGTAGTGAAGGTTCCTCAAAAACAAATACCACTTCCGAAAGTTATGGCTAATACGAATAAGTATCCAATCAAGGTCAATAAACCGCCTCCACCTGAACCACCTCCTGTAAAAGTTGAATCCCTTGGTGCGCTAGCAGCGCTTGGTGCAATATCAAACGCGCCTCAAGTGCGAGTGCCTGCTAATATTAATATCAATCAAAATGCTGGCGGCCCTACAAAAGTTAATACAAGTAATTTTGCAGGCACACTTCCTTCTACTCACGGCAATATACCTACGGGTGGTGGCTCAGTGAAAACAAAAGGCTTCGGTGTGGGTAGTGGTGAAGGTTATGGCGTGCAAGGTCTTAAAGGCAAAGCTGGTGCACGCAGTGTGGCCGGTGTTGTTGTGGGCGAACCAAAGCTTGCACAAAATGCAAAATATGAAGGACTAACTCGTGCCCAAGTATTAGCAGTAGTTAATAAATATCTCACCGAAGTTCAGCATTGTTATGAGCGAAGCCTACTGATGGATCCAAACCTTGCAGGGCGTATGGAATTTGAATGGGATATTTCATCTAGTGGGAGTGTAAGTTCTGTGCGCGTAAAACGCAGTACTGTCAACCAAGGCGACGCACTTGCTGAATGTGTAAAAGGGGTATTCACAAGTATGAAATTCCCATCAGCTAAAAATGGTCAAACGACAACTCCAGTCATCGGTTTTCCCTTCGGGCGACTCTAA
- a CDS encoding biopolymer transporter ExbD — MQKKLIIKPGYHLRPKYDLHELRERRNTNHKANVVADLPLTSMIDMFTVLVIFLLMNFSATGEVFYIQKNLKIPQANYGKPLQSAPLITITASSVILETEKVGDNPIYLEEKDQNLPKLANALKQIRIIEETIHPGQPFSGSVNIQADESTPLVYIKRVMQTCISEGWVGINFAVNADGAGSPLTPESTN, encoded by the coding sequence GTGCAAAAAAAGCTCATCATCAAACCGGGTTATCATTTGCGTCCGAAGTACGATCTTCACGAATTACGTGAGAGGCGAAATACCAATCATAAAGCCAATGTCGTAGCTGATCTTCCCTTGACCAGCATGATCGATATGTTTACAGTCTTAGTAATTTTTTTATTAATGAATTTTTCTGCAACGGGTGAAGTATTTTATATCCAAAAAAATCTCAAGATTCCTCAAGCGAACTACGGAAAGCCATTGCAAAGTGCTCCGCTCATTACGATAACCGCATCTAGCGTAATTTTAGAAACTGAAAAAGTGGGAGACAACCCAATCTATCTTGAAGAAAAAGATCAAAATTTACCAAAACTAGCCAACGCCTTAAAACAGATTCGAATTATCGAAGAAACAATTCATCCCGGCCAACCATTTTCTGGCAGTGTAAACATTCAAGCAGATGAAAGCACCCCACTCGTTTACATAAAGCGAGTCATGCAAACCTGTATCAGCGAAGGTTGGGTCGGAATCAACTTCGCCGTCAATGCAGACGGAGCAGGAAGCCCTCTAACACCTGAATCAACGAATTAA